A window of Maioricimonas rarisocia genomic DNA:
GAGAACGACACGTTCCGACGCTTCCAGGCCGGTCGCGATGACGATCATGTCGCCGTACCGCGCTCCCGTGGTGATCTCCCGCCGCTGGACGACGTCTTCGCCATTCACGACCAGGACGAACGTGCCCACCTGGTCCCGGCTCACCGCCTTCTCCGGGAGCAGGACCGCGTCCTCGAGTTCGCCGACCGGCACGCGGATGCGTACGAACAACCCGGCCAGCAGACGCTCGTCGGGATTGTCGAAGATCGCTCGTAGTGCGAGCGTCCCGGTTTCCTGGTCCACGCCTTCCTGATCGATGTAGTTCAGGTTGCCCGCGAACGGATAACCCTGATCCAGCTCGCGCCCGAGATAGACCGGGATCTCGGTCAGATCGAAATCGGCGCGTTCCGACGGGGTGGTTCCCTCGAGTCTTGCCTCCTGCAGCCGCAGTGCCTGTCGATCGCTGATGCTGAAGTTCGCATAGATCGGATCGCGGGCGACGATCGTCGCCAGGTGGCTTCCGCTCTCGACGAGGTTCCCCTGCTTGATGAGCGTGCGGGTGATCTGCCCGCTGATCGGCGCCTGCACTTCGGTATACCCGAAGTCCAGGTCGGCCTGTTCGAGCTGCGCCTGAGCCTTGTCCCGGTCAGCCAGAGCCGCGCTGCGGCTGGCCTGCGCCGAGTTGAGGGCGGCCACCGCCGCGTCGCGGTTCGCGACGGCCCGTTCGAAGTCGCTCTTCGTCGTTGCATCCTGGTCGAACAGCGATTTCTGGCGCTCGTACTCGAGGTTCGACCGGGTGACTTCAACGTCGGCGTTCTTGATCGACGCATCAGCGACCTCGATCGCGGCTTCGGCAGCGGTCAACGCCGCCCGGGCAGCGCTCTGAGCGGCGATGTACTCGTCCTGTTCGATGACGTAGAGCACGTCACCCTTCTGAACCGTCTGCGCGGGCTGAAAACGGATCTCTTCCAGGAATCCCCGAACGCGAGCTCGAACTTCGGCACGCTCGACCGCCTCGGTTTCCCCGTTCTCTTCGACGAACTGTGTCACCGTCTGCACCACCGGTGTCGCGACGGTCACCTTGGGGGGAGGAGGCGGCTGATACTCGTTACTGCTCTGCTGGCAGCCGGAGACCACCACAACCAGCACGGCGGACAGAGACCAGCCCATCCGTGCAGTGAAGCCACGTGAAAGCATTCTATCCCCGCTGTCGATCAAGGAGTCCGCCCGTCAATGCCTGCTCACGCGGACATCACGATTGTTTCGCGGCGGTGCGGCCAGGCCCATTCACCACGACGAAACAGAAACCCGAAACCCGCAATGGTTGTAGCGGCTTCGCGCGGTGATTTCGAGCAGGATCTTCGCTGCAAGAGCGTATTCATGCAGACTGAATCGTCTTCAAGCAGTCGATGGCGCCGCAGCTGTCACTGGACAGCTGGGTGTGCCGGCAGATCGCCTTGCCGGTTCCTTCCCGACTCAACCGGATCGAGAAGAGGCACGAATCAGCGCAGCACGCCCGTGTCGCCGCCGGCATCGGCATGAGGCAGTGCTGCCGGCTGCTGCGGCGTCTTCGGGCGGATCAGCCCCGCATCGGAGAGCATGGCGTAGGTCAGCGTCAGCAGCAGCGCGTACGTGATGACATTCGGCATCATCCGTTCGCCGACCAGCTTGATGGCCGTTCCCCACGATTTCTTGAACCGCACCCGGATGCCGTTGAGCTGCACGCTGTACATCTCGTCGAGCAGCAGATGCGAGAAGAAGCCGACCGCGACACCGCCACCCATCAGCAGCTTCACCGTGGTCAGTTCGCTGGGGTAGCCGAGGTAGGTGACCTCGGCGGCGATGATCATGGCGGGGAGACTGTGAAACATCCCGCGGTGGACGGAAAACGTGTTCACCAGCCAGGCCAGCCCGTACCGGATCGCCAGGTACATGACGACCAGCAGGATCATCACGGTCTCGGTGTCGTTCCGCATGCCTGTCCAGGCAAGAACTCGGCCAACCAGCAGCAAGGGAGCAACCGCAGCCAGAATCCCGAACAGTTCCCGGACCGGCCGACCTCTGTCGGAATCGAGATCGGGCAGCATGCCGGCCACGGCGGTCAGCCAGCCGGCCAGCGCACCCTGTACGGGCGTGAATCCGAGCAGCAGCGACGTGCCGAGCCCGTAGCTCAGGCCGAGCAGACCGCTGACACTGACATGTTCCCGAAACGCCGCCATGCCGTCCTCCGTGACGGAAAGAGTCCGATCTCCCTGATCGGCGGCGAAATGTATCAGAACTCGTCCGAACGGGGCAATGCGGGCCGGCAAAGCCCCGGTTGTCCGGGGTTCGGGCCACTCCTATGATGACATCTGCCCGGCGTCGCGCGAGGGGGCTTCAAATCGACGCATACGCACATGAGTGGTGACAAGCTGCGGCGGGAGATCGCCCATGCGGCCGCCCGCCTGATGTATACACGTCGGGAAACCGACTTCTCCCGGGCCCGCATTCGTGCCGCCCGGCAGATTTCCCGCACCTGGATCCGCAACGCCGATCTCCCCTCCGATGCCGAGATCCGGGACGAATTGCAGCGTCTGGCCGGCATCTACGAAGGGGACCGCCGCTTCGAGTCTCTCCGTGAAATGCGGCTGGACGCGTTGCGGGTGATGCGATTGCTGCATCACTTCCAGCCGCTGCTGACCGGCCCCCTCATCGAGGGGGGCGACGATCCCTGCGAGCTGATCGAGATTCACCTCGTCAGTCCCCGGGCCGAAGCGGTCACTTCAACGCTCGAGCATGCCGGTTTCGTCTGCAACGTCCGGGACCTGCGGGTCTGGGGGCATGGTGACGAAGAGCGACATGCTCACGTCATCGTGCAGGACCGGTTCGACTTCGCGATCACCTGCTTTCCCGATCGGCATTCCCTCCACGGCGTTGCGCCGGGTGAAGTCGCTATCGACCGTGCTGGCGTCGTCGAACTCGAAGCGCTCATCGAGATGATCTATCCCGGTCTGGATCTCTCGGAGGAACCGGGCGGCGACTTCCGCGACGATGATCGGTTCCGGTTCTATCGCACGTTGCTGGCGCCGCTCGAGCATGTCGATCAGAACCGGCAACGGCACCCCGAAGGTGACGCCCTGTACCACAGTCTTCAGGTCTTCGAGCTGGTCCGCGAAGAAGAACCGTACGACGAGGAACTGCTGCTGGCGGCTCTGCTGCACGACGTCGGCAAAGCGATCGATCCCTATGACCACGTGACGGCCGGTCTGGCTGTGTTGCAGCCTCACATTACCGACCGGGCCGCCTGGTTCATCGCCAATCACATGGATGGAATGAAGCTGCTCGAAGGGACTCTCGGCGCTCGGGCCCGTCGTCGCCTGCAGGAGCACGCCGACTACGAACGGCTGGTGTTGCTGGCCAAGAGCGACCGGGGTGGCCGCGTGCCGGGAGCCCAGGTCTCCGATCTCGACGAAGCCCTGGAATACCTTCGCGAGATCGACCGTCTCTGCGGATGAAGGGCAGGAAGTAGGAGTCAGGAAGTAGGAAGTAGGAAGTAGGAAGTAGGGTGCTGTCGCCGGAGGCGACGCACCATCCGATACGTAATCACGCGTCGAAATTGACTTGATGGCGCGTCACGGACGATCCGGTTGCATGACGCCTTCATCCGAACAGGGCTGTTCAAGGTCACTTGCCGTGACACACCCTACAAGTTTCGCCAGCCACAGCCCCCACCGGAGGGTAGGGTGCTGTCGCTGGAGGCGACGCACCATCCGATACGTGATCACGCGTCCAAATTGACTTGGCGGTGCGTCACGGGTCACCCGTTTGCACGGCGCCTTTATCCGAACAGGGCTGTTCAAGGCCGGTTGCCGTGACACACCCTACAAGTTTCGCCACCTATGTCCTGACCCAACCACCTCACCGGCTTTCCTCAAGACTCACAGCTCGAGACTCACAGCTCTCCTCACCGCCCCGGCACCGACCGGTTCAGCGGACGAGGCGTCATCCGGCCCGGATAGCCGGGATTCGGCGCGATCGGCAGCGTCACCGCCTCGAGCGTCTGTAACAGTCCACGCAGCATCTCGATCGGCAGCGGACGGGTATCGGCACGCGGATTCGACAATGTTCCCGTGACCTGCACATGGACCCAGTTGTCGAACAGCGAACCCACAACTGGCAGGCGTCCCACTCCCAGCGGCAACTGATCGCCGCTCTGCGTAAACAGATCGAGTCGGACCTCCTGGTTGAGACCGACCGCGTACGCAACGTAGCCACGACCCACCAGCCGGATCGCTTCGCCCACCAGATCGATCAGCGAGAAGTCGAACAGGCCGTCGTGTACGGTGAACTCGCCGTACGCATAGCGGAACGCCGTCTTGTCCGGCTGCCGGAACTGCAGGATCGAAAGCGTCTGCGCGATGACCGGGAGTTCGTACAGCGCGGCGGGGACGATCTGGACCCAGCCCGAGCCCTGAACGTTCCGGTCGGAATACCCGTGACCACTGAGGGTCATCTCCGCGTTGACGGTTCCCTGAACCTGTCGCAACTGCTGGTCCTGCGCCCAGCTTGTCAGGCTGGCGTTCTGCAGCTTCATGTCCACACGGTACTGCGTGTCCTCGGCACCGATGCGAGTGACGGCGTCGAGCCCCAGCCGGCCGCCGTACGTGGTGCCGATCAACTGCTGGTTCGCATACGGAGTCGTGCGGGAGTACTCGACCGGCGCATTGACCCATTGTGGTGAGCCGACATAGACGTCGCTGCCATCGATGCGGAACGGCCCGTGGACATCGCGAAAGGGGAAGCCCAGGACGGTCAGTTCCTTCAGGTTGACGAACCCTTCGAGCGAGACCCGGTCGCCGTACCACACACCGTCGACGACTTCGATCTGGCCCGTGACGTTCTCGTACCGCAGCCCGGCGGAGAGATCGTTTCCACGGAGCGTCGTCGTCGAGCGCCAGTGGGCGGTGAACCAGCCGTCCGGATGGTCGAGCCCTTTCATATCGAGTGCCAGCTGCAGATCCAGTTCACCGCTGGGAGTGAGGGCGTCGAGGATGTCCCGCTGGACTTCGGGCAGGGCCTGGCGGAATTCCTCGTTGGCGATCAGGCGTGCGACGTGCAGGTCATCGAAGTGGGCCCGCCAGGGATTGGTTTCCGAATGGGGAATCTCGACGTAGGCCGCATCCCGTGCTCCGGTGCCATCGATCGTCAGTCGGGTCTGACCGTGCGCGCCTTCCAGTTGACGAATCGTCAGCCGGTTACCGGCCCAGCTCATCCGTGCCTGCACCCGATCCCACGGGTAGGGGAGCGACGCCAGGGTGATCCGTCCGTCGGTCAGCTTGACTTCAGGTGCCGTGATGCGAAGCGGTTCTCCCGGAATCCAGATGACGCGGGCATTCTCGACGTCGAGGCTGCCGGAGGGGTAGAGCTGCGTCCAGATCATGTCGAGATCCGGATTGGCCGTGATACACGCCAGCCGCAACTGCTGATCGATGGGAATCTGCCGGGCCGTCAGTTCCATGTCGAGGGCCGCGGCCCCCTGCTGGGTGGCGAACCGGGCCTCTCCGAAGACCGGCGATGTGCCGTGCATCCCCTTCAGATCACGAAAGTGCCATAGCCGGTCGCCAAACGGGTCGTACTCCATCCGGCCCGAGAAGTCGGTCAGCTGGTACGGGAAGTTGACGAAGTTGACTGAGCCGTCCCGCAGCGACAGGTTGTTGATCTTCAGCCGGAACTTTTCGTCAGGCTCTGGTCGGCGAATGAACTCGGCATCGATGTCGACCAGACCGGTGACATTGAGGTCGCGCGCGACGGCTCTCACCTTCTGCAGGGGAGGCGTCTGCAGGGCGTTGAGAAACGTCTCGTCGATCGGCACGCCTTCGGCGCTCACCTTGAGCTGGCCATCCATCTCCGGACCGGGGTTCTGCAGGTATCCCGAGATCAGGACCGGGCGACCACTCGCCTTGCCGGTCATGTCGACGACGAAGCGGTTTCCTTCCTGTTGCCGGACAGTCCCGGCAATGCCATTGATCGGGTACTGAAACGCCTGGTGCAGCAGCGAACAGTCGAGTGCCGTGAACTCCTCGAGTGTGATCTGCGGCGTATTGTGCCCGTCATGCGCGATGCGAACATTCAGATTGAATTCCCCGGCGGGACTGAGCAGCTTGTACAGCCGCTCCCAGTCGGGAGGCAGGTGCGGGCGAAGCTGGCGATCCAGTTCCAGCCGCGTCGCTTCGATGGTGAAGTCCTTCTCCAGCAGCACGCCGTTCCGCTCGAGTCGACCTTTGACGAACAGTTCACTCTCGCCGTTGGCTGCCCGCAGATGTTCGATGACCAGCTGGTTGGCATCGGCGAAGATCTTGGCGTTCAAACCGTACAGCGGCACGACCAGGGCGGTGATCTGCCCGTCCCGGATCTGTGCGGCCAGGCGAAAATCGGGTGGGCTCCCCTTCCGTGCCTGACCAATCTCGAAGGCGACATCGACCGCGGCCCGAATGCCGAAGTCCGGAATCTGCAGCTGCGGGGAGCCGGTGGTCCCAGCGGGGTCAGGCGGAACGTCATCGACTGAAGCTGTCTGCGTCCGCTCCTGCCCGGTGAATGTGATGTTCGCCTGCGTCGAGGGATTCCCCGGTTCGGCCGGACGCGTCGAGGCGGCCAGGCCGGCGATTCGACGGTTCAGGCCGGGCACCAGTGCGTTGGCCAGTTCAAGCGACTCGCGGTCGGCACGGGCATCGTGAGCGCCGCCGCGGATCTGCCATTCGCCCGTGTTCAGGTCGAATTCGCCGTTCAGCTCCAGCGCTCCGGCGTGCTGGATGTCGGTGCGGCCTTCCAGGTCAAAGCGGCGAAAGCCCGAAGCCGTCAGCCGCGCGTCGATGTTGCGACACTGCATCTCGGTCGCCGGCATCTCCGCCGTCGGCGTGAATCCGACCACGACCGTGCCCCGATGGATTTCGATATCCGGCAGCGCCTTATCCTGCGGTCGAGGCGGAGGAAGGTGCTGCCAGTTCCACGTGCCATCGGCCAGACGCATCGCACGCAACGTCGGCTGCACGACCTCAACCCGGTGAACGACGATGCACTGCTGTTCGAGCAGCAGGCTTCGATCGACGCTCACCAGCAGTTCCGGCACCTCAATCACAGGACGGCTGCGATCATCAAGGCGGACCGATACGTTCAGCAGTCGGACGTCTCCATGATGATCCAGGTGCACGCGCCCGATCTGGATGTTCCAGTCCGGTACGATCTCGTCGAACTTCGCTTCGACTGCCCCCCGCAGAAACTCGTCCGTCCGCGTCGTCAGCCAGTAGATTCCCCCCGCGGCACAGACGGCAGTGCCGAGTACCATGAACAGGGCCCACTGAAATGTCTTGCGAACAGTCATGAGTGCCGGGAGATGCTCAAACGAAACAACAGGTGACGATGCGTTGAAGTGATTGCTGAACGCATCGGTTCAGTTTGAAGAGTTCTCGCGAAAGGTCTTGCCGCTCATAACCCGCTGCAGTCCACAGGCGCACAGCACCATCAGCGGATACTCTGCAGGCAGCCGGTACCGCAGCGAGCTGACGAACACCATGTGCAGTGCACTGAAGTACAGGATGGCGCCACCGGTCAGGAACAGCACCCAGGGTTGATGCCGCAGTTGCCATGCTCCGACAAGCGAAAACGTGATCATCGGCAGGAAGAACGCCGTGAGCAGCAGTAGCAGTCGCCAGTCCCGAAATTGCTCGGCGTTCGGCCACGGCTTCCAGTAGCGGGCCAGCTTGTTGAAGGCGAGCTTGACGACATGGCCGGGATTCTCGAATGCATACTCGCGCGCGAGCTGGCGGTAGTGCTGGTCCATCTCGTATTCGGACATCCCCCTGGCGAGCACCTGATCGCGATCGAAGAACGTCATGTCGCTCGCCCCGGTCGCCTCCGGATTGAGTCCGTCATACAGGCTGGGGCCCATCCAGAGTGTCGTCAGAAAAAAGTGTCCGGTGACGGCATGGTTTCGGATGCCCCACGGCAACAGACTGATCAGCATCGCGGCCACCAGAAGGCCACCGCGCAGAATTCCGGCCATGCGTGGCGCTTTCAGCAGCACGTACAGAGCCGCGGTCGCGGGGGCCACCAGCAGCCAGCTCGGCCGGATGTAGACGGCCAGACCGAACAGTCCGCCGCATACTGTCGCCAGCAGCGCGTCCTTCCAGCCGAAAGGCTCGTTCGTCCACCGCCCGAGGTAGGCGCAGCCGACAAGACTGGCCAGCAGCGTCGCCGCAAATGCCGTCTCTGACAGGATCAGCGGGGTGAATCCGACCAGTTGCGGCGAGACGGCGCACAGGGCCGCGGCAATCAGACCGGTGGTGTGATCGACGGTGGTCCGCCCCAGCCAGTACACGAGGCCGCATGCGAGAGTGCCGATGATTGCCAGCCAGATTCGGGCCGCCAGAAAGCTCTCGCCGAACAGCCCGATCGGCATGGCCAGCAGAGCCGGGAAGCCGGGCATCCGCAGGGCACGACGGGGAGGGGTGTAGATGGCGTAGTCGCGGCCATGGGCAACGTCGCCGGCCAGCTCCCAGTAGCCTTCGGCATCTCCCTCGATAAGATACGACCGTTGCAGGCGATGATCGAGCACCCACTGCAGGCTGCCCGCCGCCGCAACCCGCAGCAGCAGCGCAATCGCCAGAATGGCGAACAGGCCGTATCGATTCTCGATGAGGGATCGCATCACCAGGCGGCCACCGTGATCGGAGCGGCGTCGTTTATGCGACGCAGCCGTGACGCGCGGCACGCGCGCAGCCGCGAATTCTGCCGGTTCTCCGGCGGGGGCGGATATTACGACGGGCCCGAGGAACGGGTCAATACGTACTCCAGGGCCACCAGTCAGCCGCAGCGTTGCCGAGACGCTCGGCAGACTGCACCCGGATCAGGCACTGACGTGACGGTCCGGGGTCGGCGGGCCACTCGCGCGGCAATCTGTAACACGTGCGTGGCGTGTTGCTTACGAAGAACTGTTTGCGGAACGATCGAGTTTGGCATCGCGGATGCATTCCCCGGGACTGTCCAGAGGCCATGGGGAAAGCGTTCGTCAACCACACGGCCCCATGATGCCAGGGCACGCGAAACCCTCCTGAGCGTCCTACCTGCCGAACCCCACCCGGCCGACGAAAGCAGCTTTTTCGGTTTCTTGACCGGCTCTTCGTCAACCAGAAATTTCCTTCACTACAGTGCGCTCCGAATTCGCGTTTTGACGAGAAATGGGAGTATTGAGAGATGTCGTACGTCACCACCCGCCCCGCACGTTTTCGGTTCGAATCGGTAACCGAGGCGATTGCTGTGGCGATGCAGAAATCGGAAGTCCGCTTCTGGATGCTGTGGTGGTTCATCGCGCTGGTCTCGACCATCGACCTCTGGCTGGTGGTCGCCTATCAGGATGTCATCCTCGATATCGAGGAAAGTGCCGTCTGCCACTTCCTGATCTCGCTCGACCCGCAACGCCTGAGCTACTTTCTGCCCGCAAAAGTGATGGGGACCACCCTCGTCCTTGGAATCCTGTACGGCATCTGGCTGCGGCTGCGGCAGCACGGGCTGGCCATTGCCGGCGGCGTCGCCACCTTCCAGGCCTGGCTGCTCTTCTACCTGACCATCACCTGAAACGGCCGTCCATCAATCCGACTTGCGTCGACCGACCGCCACTCGAACCGGCGGTCGGTTGTCGTTTGCGGGCCCGTCCTTCGACGCTCATCCCTTGAGTCTCGAGTCTTCCGCAACTGCAATTCACCCGTTGCGCGCCTCCACCTACAATGAGGCATGCGCCGTCTGATTCTTCTCGGGGCCAGCAACGTCACGATCGCCTTCCCGCTGATCGTCGAAAGCCTGCGCGCCGCATTCGGTGAACCGGTCGAACTGATTGCCGCCCACGGTCACGGCCGATCCTTCGGAAAGAAAAGCCGCGTCCTCTGGCGGGATCTGCCCGGCATTTCCGTCTGCCGGATGTGGACGGAGCTCGAGCGTCGGCCCCCCTCGCCGCGCCCCCCGATGGCCCTGATGACCGATGTCGGCAATGACCTGCTGTACGGTGTCCGACCGCCGCAGCTGCTCGACTGGGTCGAGACCTGCATGAAAAGGCTGCAGGATGCCGGGACCGAGATCGCCGTGGCACTCCCCCCCCGGGACTCGGTGCTGCGAATCAGTGCAGCCCGCTACTACGCGACGCGGACGATCTTCTTCCCCGGCGGCGGCCCCACCTGGGCCGCGATGCAGGAGATGTTTCACGAGGTCGACGCCGGCCTGGTTGAGCTGGCCGGACGTTACGGTGCTGTCACTGTCCGCCCGCAGCGGGAATGGTACGGACTCGATCCGATCCACATCCGCCGCAGTGCCCGCCGCGTCGCGTGGGAGACGATTCTGTCCGCGTGGCCTTCGGCACCCTCGATCCGGGGAGTCGGGGCACCCGTGTGGGAAGGGCTGAACTACTGGCGGCTCGGTCCGGCCGACCGCTGGCTCTTCGGTCGCCCGCAGCAGCGAACACAGCCGGCCGCCGTCCTCTCCTGCGGGACGACAATCTCGCTCTTCTGACGGCGGAATCGCCCGCATCGCTGAGGAACGGGCCGATTCGCCGCAGCTGCGTCAGTATTACGAGTTGCAGCGGCTCTCTTCTTTGAGGACACTACAACTTCGTGGTCGCGGGTTCTGCCGGCAGATGACGCAGCATGGCTTCTGAAACAGAGAAACGCCGCCTTGGGCCGTTCGAGCTGCAGGAAAAGCTCGGAGTGGGGGGCATGGGCATCGTCTATCGCGCCACCTACCTCAAAACGGGGCAGGATGTGGCGGTCAAGGTGCTTGCGCCCGATCTCACCGCCGACCCCAAGCTCGCCCGCCGCTTTCAGCGCGAGATGGACATCCTCAAGAAGCTGCGGCACCCGCACATCGTCCGCTACTACGGAGGCAGTTCCTCCGGCGCGCAGCGGTTCTACGCGATGGAGATGATCACCGGCGGGTCACTCGACGATCTGCTCCGCAAGCGGAACACCCTCTCCTGGGAGGAAGCGGTCGAGTACGGCATTCACATCGCCAAAGCCCTCGAGCATGCCCACAACGAAGGGGTCATCCACCGCGATCTCAAGCCGGGCAACCTGCTGCTCACGAAGAAGGGGCGGATCAAGCTCAGCGACTTCGGCATCGCCCGCGACACACAGGCGACCGCGCTGACGCAGGCCGGCAAGACGGTCGGCACGATGGCCTACATGGCTCCCGAACAGATTACGGGCAAGAAGCCGGTCTCCCGCCGCACCGACCTGTACGCGCTCGGCTGCGTGATGTTCCAGATGCTCACCGGCCGCACGCCGTTCGAGTCCGAAACGCATCCGGAAATGCTCTTCAAGCATATCCAGGACGATCCCCCCTCCGTCCGCGAATACAACATGGACGTGCCGATCTGGCTCGATCGCCTGATCGACGACATGCTTGCCAAAGAGCCGGAAGACCGCCCGTTCGATGCTCTCGCCGTTCAGGTGCAGCTCGAAGAAGTCCGCACGAAGGTGGCCGAGCAGGAAAGCATCATTCGCGAGACGGCCGCGGGAGGCCAGTCGGCACTCACGCTCAAGGAAGGGGACCGGCAGCTGGCAACGAAGCTGGTCGGCAAAAAGAAGAAGAAACGAAAGAAGAAGCAGCTCGAAGTTCCCGTCTACGAGCGAACGTGGTTTCTTGGTTCTGCTCTGGCCGGAGTCCTCCTGCTCGTCGTCTGGTCACTCTGGCCTGAAAGCGAAGCGGCCATTTTTGACCGGATCCAGCAGGTGATGGCCAGCGACGATCCCGGCGACTGGGGTGCGGCCGAATCCGACATCAAGGACTACCTCGAGCGATTTCCCGAGGCGCAACAGGCCAGTCAGGTCAGCGGCTGGCACGACCAGATCGAGATGTACCGTGCCGAGCGGCGGGCGGAAACAAATATCCGCTTTGGCCGCGACCCTCAGACCGAAGCCGAGCAGTTGTTCGTCGAGGCCAAGCAGTACGAGAAGTTCGGCGACCGGTTGACGGCTCTCTCGAAGTACGAGGCGATGGTGACGCTGCTGAAGGAACAGCGCGACGATTCTGAAGCCCGTCCCTTCATCAACCTCGCCCGTCGACAGGCCCAGCGGATCAAGTCGAGCGTCGGTTCCTCCACCGACCGGACCGCCTTCATCAAGGAGCAGCTCGCCGAGGCGGATACGCTCTACCTCGCGGGTGAGGCGGTCCGCGCCCGCGAGAAGTGGCAGAGTATTGTCCGGCTGTACGGCGACAACGCCGAGTTCG
This region includes:
- a CDS encoding efflux RND transporter periplasmic adaptor subunit, coding for MLSRGFTARMGWSLSAVLVVVVSGCQQSSNEYQPPPPPKVTVATPVVQTVTQFVEENGETEAVERAEVRARVRGFLEEIRFQPAQTVQKGDVLYVIEQDEYIAAQSAARAALTAAEAAIEVADASIKNADVEVTRSNLEYERQKSLFDQDATTKSDFERAVANRDAAVAALNSAQASRSAALADRDKAQAQLEQADLDFGYTEVQAPISGQITRTLIKQGNLVESGSHLATIVARDPIYANFSISDRQALRLQEARLEGTTPSERADFDLTEIPVYLGRELDQGYPFAGNLNYIDQEGVDQETGTLALRAIFDNPDERLLAGLFVRIRVPVGELEDAVLLPEKAVSRDQVGTFVLVVNGEDVVQRREITTGARYGDMIVIATGLEASERVVLEGVQRARPGNPVTATNVTLSPVEMPAMDAPPEASPEAADAEDSASESDDAAAEAAPTERESAETAARPSDAS
- a CDS encoding metal-dependent hydrolase, whose translation is MAAFREHVSVSGLLGLSYGLGTSLLLGFTPVQGALAGWLTAVAGMLPDLDSDRGRPVRELFGILAAVAPLLLVGRVLAWTGMRNDTETVMILLVVMYLAIRYGLAWLVNTFSVHRGMFHSLPAMIIAAEVTYLGYPSELTTVKLLMGGGVAVGFFSHLLLDEMYSVQLNGIRVRFKKSWGTAIKLVGERMMPNVITYALLLTLTYAMLSDAGLIRPKTPQQPAALPHADAGGDTGVLR
- a CDS encoding HD domain-containing protein; its protein translation is MSGDKLRREIAHAAARLMYTRRETDFSRARIRAARQISRTWIRNADLPSDAEIRDELQRLAGIYEGDRRFESLREMRLDALRVMRLLHHFQPLLTGPLIEGGDDPCELIEIHLVSPRAEAVTSTLEHAGFVCNVRDLRVWGHGDEERHAHVIVQDRFDFAITCFPDRHSLHGVAPGEVAIDRAGVVELEALIEMIYPGLDLSEEPGGDFRDDDRFRFYRTLLAPLEHVDQNRQRHPEGDALYHSLQVFELVREEEPYDEELLLAALLHDVGKAIDPYDHVTAGLAVLQPHITDRAAWFIANHMDGMKLLEGTLGARARRRLQEHADYERLVLLAKSDRGGRVPGAQVSDLDEALEYLREIDRLCG
- a CDS encoding ArnT family glycosyltransferase, which gives rise to MRSLIENRYGLFAILAIALLLRVAAAGSLQWVLDHRLQRSYLIEGDAEGYWELAGDVAHGRDYAIYTPPRRALRMPGFPALLAMPIGLFGESFLAARIWLAIIGTLACGLVYWLGRTTVDHTTGLIAAALCAVSPQLVGFTPLILSETAFAATLLASLVGCAYLGRWTNEPFGWKDALLATVCGGLFGLAVYIRPSWLLVAPATAALYVLLKAPRMAGILRGGLLVAAMLISLLPWGIRNHAVTGHFFLTTLWMGPSLYDGLNPEATGASDMTFFDRDQVLARGMSEYEMDQHYRQLAREYAFENPGHVVKLAFNKLARYWKPWPNAEQFRDWRLLLLLTAFFLPMITFSLVGAWQLRHQPWVLFLTGGAILYFSALHMVFVSSLRYRLPAEYPLMVLCACGLQRVMSGKTFRENSSN
- a CDS encoding serine/threonine-protein kinase, yielding MASETEKRRLGPFELQEKLGVGGMGIVYRATYLKTGQDVAVKVLAPDLTADPKLARRFQREMDILKKLRHPHIVRYYGGSSSGAQRFYAMEMITGGSLDDLLRKRNTLSWEEAVEYGIHIAKALEHAHNEGVIHRDLKPGNLLLTKKGRIKLSDFGIARDTQATALTQAGKTVGTMAYMAPEQITGKKPVSRRTDLYALGCVMFQMLTGRTPFESETHPEMLFKHIQDDPPSVREYNMDVPIWLDRLIDDMLAKEPEDRPFDALAVQVQLEEVRTKVAEQESIIRETAAGGQSALTLKEGDRQLATKLVGKKKKKRKKKQLEVPVYERTWFLGSALAGVLLLVVWSLWPESEAAIFDRIQQVMASDDPGDWGAAESDIKDYLERFPEAQQASQVSGWHDQIEMYRAERRAETNIRFGRDPQTEAEQLFVEAKQYEKFGDRLTALSKYEAMVTLLKEQRDDSEARPFINLARRQAQRIKSSVGSSTDRTAFIKEQLAEADTLYLAGEAVRAREKWQSIVRLYGDNAEFEVHVQKARARLIDPKASMQAEEVSGLLDEAVDTLDRATREATDL